A DNA window from Arachis duranensis cultivar V14167 chromosome 3, aradu.V14167.gnm2.J7QH, whole genome shotgun sequence contains the following coding sequences:
- the LOC107479247 gene encoding uncharacterized protein LOC107479247: protein MVKKAKKTPEFDLDMLQVFKKVEVTIPLLDAIQQIPMYAKFLKDLCTHKNRLGELETLSLGSSISSLMEPIPRKYGDPGPCLVSCRIGGYTFHDCMCDLGACVSIMLLSIYVQLNLAPLKKSAARFALADKSVITVMGIAEDVLVAIKDLVFPIDFYILEMPPTESRSSSSVLLGSPFLKTSKFKLDAFTGIYSFGVGDKTIKFNLEEAMKHPPEEHSMLRCDMIDEVVAEVQEEDHEKLCYPTVEEMDDQGDEPEEVVKSELHELDGKEPHLETKSELKPLPSYLMYAFLEENQRFPVIIASELLSEEEGKLLDILKKHKKAIGWSLTDIMGIDPRKCMHRIFLQDGAKPVTQPQRRLNPTILDVVKKEVTRLLDADIIYPISDSEWIHIAPEDQEKTTFTCPFGTFAYKRMPFRLCNAPATFQRCMMSVFSDLMENCLEVFMDDFSVYGTSFDCCLENLAKVLARCVYTNLVLNFKKRTTRRFIKDFSKIALPLSRLLQKDVDFEFDSECVKAFEELKRVITTAPIVRGPNWTLPFEIMCDASHHAVGAALAQREIVVYTDHVALKYLLTKNETKPRLIRWILLLREFDVEIRDLSGSQNLVADHLSRIENLKIDPFPINDPFPLDSLHAVSASFPWFAPMANYLVARIFPPNFSKNQRDKLRSDSKCYIWDDPHLWKRGVDQVIRRCVPESEFQPILKACYLSEYGGHFGRQRTAKKVLDCGFWWPTLFKDANRLCVSCHQCQRSGNASQRDEMP, encoded by the exons ATGGTGAAGAAAGCGAAGAAGACACCGGAATTTGATTTGGACATGCTTCAAGTGTTCAAAAAGGTCGAGGTGACCATACCACTCCTTGACGCTATCCAACAAATTCCCATGTatgcaaaatttttgaaagacttGTGTACACACAAGAATAGGTTAGGAGAATTGGAGACACTATCCTTGGGTAGTTCGATTTCTTCCTTGATGGAACCTATTCCAAGAAAATATGGTGATCCTGGACCATGCTTAGTGTCTTGTCGTATTGGTGGATACACTTTTCATGATTGTATGTGTGACTTGGGAGCTTGTGTAAGCATCATGCTGCTGTCCATCTATGTGCAGTTGAATTTAGCTCCATTGAAGAAGTCGGCGGCGAGGTTTGCCTTAGCCgataaaagtgtgatcacagTAATGGGAATAGCTGAAGATGTACTCGTGGCAATTAAGGATTTGGTTTTTCCGATTGACTTTTACATCCTTGAGATGCCTCCAACGGAAAGTAGAAGCTCATCTTCCGTCCTACTTGGTAGTCCCTTTCTCAAAACCTCCAAATTCAAGTTGGATGCCTTCACCGGTATATATTCTTTTGGGGTTGGAGACAAGACTATCAAGTTCAATTTAGAGGAAGCCATGAAACATCCTCCTGAAGAGCACTCCATGCTCCGATGTGATATGATTGATGAAGTAGTAGCGGAAGTGCAAGAAGAGGATCATGAAAAATTGTGCTACCCCACTGTTGAGGAGATGGATGACCAAGGGGATGAACCTGAAGAAGTTGTCAAGAGTGAACTCCATGAGCTTGATGGGAAGGAACCTCATCTTGAGACAAAAAGTGAATTGAAGCCCCTTCCATCTTATTTGATGTATGCTTTCTTAGAGGAGAACCAACGTTTTCCGGTAATTATTGCTAGTGAGCTCTTAAGTGAAGAAGAGGGGAAGCTCCTAGATATTCTCAAGAAACACAAGAAAGCAATAGGATGGAGCCTAACGGATATTATGGGAATTGACCCCCGCAAGTGCATGCATAGGATATTTCTCCAAGATGGAGCCAAGCCAGTTACGCAACCGCAAAGGAGACTCAACCCCACCATCCTCGACGTAGTGAAGAAAGAGGTTACCCGACTACTGGATGCGGATATCATATACCCTATTTCCGATAGTGAGTGG ATACATATtgctcctgaagatcaggagAAGACCACGTTTACTTGTCCATTCGGCACCTTTGCCTATAAAAGGATGCCATTTAGACTATGTAACGCACCTGCtacttttcagaggtgcatgatgagtgTCTTCTCCGATCTAATGGAGAATTGTCTAGAAGTCTTTATGGACGACTTCAGCGTTTATGGTACTTCATTCGATTGTTGCTTAGAGAACTTGGCCAAGGTCCTTGCTAGATGTGTTTACActaaccttgttttaaattttaaaaaacgtACAACAAG GCGCTTTATCAAAGACTTTAGCAAGATTGCCTTGCCGTTATCACGCCTACTCCAAAAAGATGTGGATTTTGAGTTTGATAGTGAATGTGTGAAAGCCTTTGAAGAGCTAAAGAGAGTTATTACCACAGCACCAATTGTGCGAGGCCCCAACTGGACGTTGCCGTTTGAGATAATGTGCGATGCGTCACACCATGCTGTAGGTGCCGCACTTGCACAGCGCGAA ATAGTGGTATACACGGATCATGTAGCTTTGAAGTATTTATTGACAAAGAATGAGACAAAGCCTAGACTCATACGTTGGATCTTGCTTTTGCGAGAATTCGACGTTGAGATTAGGGACCTGAGTGGATCTCAAAACCTAGTTGCGGATCATTTAAGCCGCattgagaatttaaaaattgatcCATTTCCGATCAACGACCCATTCCCATTGGACAGTTTGCATGCTGTGTCGGCTAGCTTTCCTTGGTTTGCCCCAATGGCGAACTACTTGGTTGCAAGAATCTTCCCTCCCAACTTTTCGAAAAACCAAAGGGACAAGTTGAGGAGTGATTCCAAATGCTATATTTGGGATGACCCTCACTTGTGGAAGAGGGGCGTGGACCAAGTAATTCGAAGATGTGTTCCGGAGTCTGAATTCCAACCAATTCTTAAGGCTTGTTATTTGTCCGAATATGGTGGCCACTTTGGCCGACAAAGGACCGCTAAAAAGGTGTTGgattgtggattctggtggccaacCTTATTCAAGGACGCTAACCGACTATGTGTGTCTTGCCATCAGTGTCAAAGGTCAGGAAACGCATCCcaaagggatgaaatgcctTAG